The genomic segment GCTTCATGATGATGAGAGCAGAGAACTTCTTCATTCTGCGGAGGAAGCCAGTAGAGGTAAGAGACAGCGAGTGACGAAAGAGAAATCAGTACTTATTAACAGTATCAGAGGAAGAATACCACGTAGAAAACGAGGAAGTGTGGGAGCTTTTTAAATGAGTCATGAAGCTCTTCATGCATGCATGTTTTAGATACATCATACAGACAGTAAACACATCAATAGAGAAGATCCAGAAGAAGGTTGGTGCAGCAGGGGAGGATGTTAGGGATGGGGGGGAAGTTGGAGCAGATGATCCGCTGTgttgacccctaaagggagcaagcaaaagaaggaaacaacaataaatatctCAGTAATTACACTAGCTTTAATGCAGTAACACAAAtggtgtcttttcttttttccactcttATTTTAGGGATATGATATTAGCTTCTTGATTACCAACTTCCACACGGAGCAGATGTACAAACACAAGTTGGTGGACTTTGTCATCCACTTCATGGAGGAGATCGACAAGGAGATCAGTGAGATGAAACTTTCAGTTAACGCCAGGGCCCGTATCGTTGCCGAAGAATTCCTCAAGAATGTAAGTAACTTGTTCTCTTCCTGCAGCGGCTCCGCTTTTATTATTACCTCGTGTTAATTTGATTCTATTGTCTTTACAGTTCTGATGGAAGCGTTAGTGTTTGCCCCGTGCCACCCTGGGAATGTTCCAAGGGCCACTCAGCACAAGAGTGGAGAGTTAAAGGAGTAAGCAGCCGACCCGAGAGGAGAGGAACGTGACCAATCTGGCTTTGATACCCTTTGATTACCCTTTACACCCGAGTGTCTTCCTGTACTCATGAATATCAATGACTGTACATAATGAAATATTTACAGTTTCATTTTCAGCCACTTAGAACAAATCCCCAAACAAAGGCGGGTCCTTAAAGTATTAATCAAGTTGATAACCATGAGTACAGGATCACTGAGGCTGTGCTGTTCCAAATAAAACTCACcagaattttgtatttttttgtctgtgtgttctgTTGCTGTCGTTTTAAATTTGTCTCCAAATTTTCTCTGTTCAGGACATACTTGTTTGTGGAAGTGTTAAGTCACACGTAGAAAGAGCTCACTGTAAAGAAACTGCCATCAGTCATGCAAGAAGATAcggaaatataataataaaactcAGTTGTTTATACCCGTTTGTGTTTGAAAGCTGACGTTTTTGCTGCGCTGTTGCTGTTCCTATAAATGGATTTGCTCTGTTTCAGAGGAAGTTGTTCTTAGCCTGCCCTTTAACCACATTTTGCCTTATGCGTAGCTGCTGTGCGCTGTTTCAGCCCCCAGGAAGGGGAAGTGCAGGCAGGGTGTGAATCGTTGCGTCTGACGGTATTTGTTCACATTCACAACCTAATCCGAATTGCTCGATCCAAATCAAGACTTGAGTGTGCTGTGAAGAAAGCGGCATTTTCACAATAACgttatttctaaaaaaaaaaaatccactttaaTTTGAGCAGCTGTTCTTACTACACGCACACATTCTTCACAAAAGTTGTGACTCGTGGAGGCTGGTACTGCCGTCAGACGCAGGGAGGAAGAGAtctgtgtttctgtcctggCTCGAAGAGGATGCAGTCAAATTAACTTTACAATAATGGCAAGATAGCTTTGCAACTTCCCAAGTTTCCATTGTGATACCATGGTTCATGCGTTTGACTGTGCATAAGTGTTAAATCACCCAAATTTATATTTTGCTAAGAAAGTAGGAAATGCAGCGATTAATTGGAAGGTATAAACGCACAtagaaatactttttttaaaggcaGAACAGCTTGTAAGTCAACATTTGACTTGATCACCGTTATTCTTAATCACAGCCTGATGTCTTTAAGGTAAGCTCTCTTGTCATGTCTTTAATGAGTCTTAAGAAATAGTTctgcaggcttcttgaaggacattcaaagatGATCCCAAACTGCTCGGATAATTTTGATAATCAGATCATTTCCAGATGGTATTTCCTGGTTGATCAAAATCTGATTAATCTGTTTAAAATCCTATCAATTTTAACAAGATCTCTAAAACCACTGGATGAAATGCAACCCTACACCATGACAGACCCTCCaacgtgttttacagatggctgtaggcACTCACTGTTGGACCTCTCTCCTGAAGACCTCCGTACATATTgatgatttgtttttgatttggCTCCCTCACTCCAtgagacctgttgccactgattttcagtccagtccttgtgtAATTACTCGCCCAGTTTCCTTCAATTTTGTAAGCACACACTGCACAGCATGTTggccacacagaaaggccccgtCCAGATGATGGAGTCAACCttaggaccttcttgctgtgaggcaacagtgctaaccaccgcgCCGGCCACAAATAATCCCATTATCAAGAAATAACCACAACACGAACCAGTACTGCACTAAACCCTCATAAAGAAACCCATCACAAAAGGTATGCAGTCACAAAAACCTCAAGTGAGAAGACAGATCGGAGTGGTtggcttaaaaaaataacatctttattattgtgtagtTGGgatgtacatttttttaaaatcttgacCCAAAACACCAACTTCAAgctaatattgtgtttttttttcctgttttgcatgtttaatGCTCTGATGTGTTCTTCAAAGAAACGAGTGACGAAAGCATGTGAGTGTATTTTCACTGAAGGCCCGTGCGTGGAATCATCATTTACATAAAAcatcagtttcagctgacacTGTACAAGCAGATACTGTACACCACATAGCTAAGGAAAGCTATTACACCAGCCAGCCCTACAAAATGAAATGGCTACTTGTTTACCATTAAAAATTATTGACCCAGTCCTTTAATCTAACACTGAATCACCACTTTAAAAATAGTAAGCTGTTGTCCGAGTAGGTTTGCGGCCTACAAATTGCACATTGTCACTGAAGACAGCTTCACATCCGATGATGATTGCACGTTACAGTTGCATATCAAAAACATGGAgcggaaaaaaaaatcaaaaaaaaaaaaaaatcacaggatTAATACTTCAAGACACATCACAGTAACTTTCAGTGTTAGTGCTACTGCTGCGCAAAATCAACACAATGAAACCACACTGAGTACAGTAACAGGCAGACAGGAATCTGCTGCGTGAGCCAAGTGTTTAACTCCCCGCTGTGCAAGACAATACTTTGATTCATAAATAATTTGGACCAGCGATGCCGAGGGCCCCGCTGAACACCGAGGCCCGGACACTCGCAAGTTCCTCAAAAAATTATGCTTAAACAAGGGGTAAcagagaaatgtgtgtgtgtgtatggtgctggtggaggaggaaggaggagacACATTAACCAGATGGTCACCAGTGTGAGGAGGTTGTGCACATTTggaaaggtgaaaaaaaaaaaaggaagaaaaaggaggaaGGGGAAAGGTCCAGCTTTCAGCATCACCGGGTTCCAGCCAGCAGAGGTATCAGAGATGAGGAGGGACGGTCTGCAGGGCGTCTTCGGCCGTACGGTGGACGTTCACGTTCTGGAAGAAGGAACGCAGCAGTGTCAGTGTCCTGAGTGAATATACATGAACACAAACCCACTTTTATCACAAGTCACCAAAACAAGGACTCTTCTTTTACtggggtgaaaaaaaagaaagcctttttttctctctgtcagtagatgttaatgtttttgtctgctgctgctgtgactgCTTCCATCAGTTTTCCATCCACTGGCATGCAGGAcgttttgtatttcttttgcccAAGGCACCATCTGGAGAGCCCCATCACCATGACAGTCACTGGCGTGAGCAGACTGCCAAATAATTGGTGTCTGGAAGTGGTAACTACATGTTTCTCTAAACCTCACAGCAGCTCCTGAGACAAACCTAAAATGCTTGTTACTactttttctttactttaaatgtgattttttaaatttcctttcttcttttgtttaattttaatcaGAGAGCCTCTTTAAATCAGTGCAGACAGAAATCTGTGACTGGCACAGTGAGCGTTTTGTTTAGCTGTTTGCTATTCACCCCAGTGGAGTCTTTGCATATGAATGACTGGGAGAAATCTCAGAGTCTCCTGGTTTGCACTGCAGAATGGGAAGGGCACTGCACTGAACGTTTCATGTGTACACAGAAGAAGATACGAAGGAAATTTCAACGTTTGTTTGATCTCCCTCTGATATCAGTAAGAAACACCCAAGTCAGCGTTCTACACCCATTTTAAGTCTTTGCCAATTCATTAATATCAAACAGTGAAGCAGATTTCATGCCATGCTTTCTAAAATGAAGCACAAAAAGAGTGTGATAAAGATACATGAAATGGAAgtgtagtttatttaaaaacagtcaaCAGAAATAGCTTCCTCTTAGTTCTGATCAGTGACGTGAAAAACACTGTGAGTCTTCACATTGTTTCACAAGAAAAGTGTAATTTCATATTTCCAGGATCTTCAGTAGACAGTGTTAGGACATCTTAACAAATTAAACAGGAGCTTATGTGCAAGAGTTTATGTGCAAATATAGAGAAACTGCACCACTTGGCTACGTCACAAAGCGCTAACCTTAACAGTTTCCTGACTGCTATcaacaaaaatataaagtgaTGGCACACCATTAAAAGTTAACGTGGTTAAAAATCAGTTCAACAGACAGGATCAAATAATCAACATGTGTTCACTGACTGCACTTCAGAAGGTGCTTGAGTGTCACTGTTTCACAGTCGGGAGTACAGCATCAGTTCAAAAACACcttcatttgttgttgttgttgttgttgtttgattgttttgtttttttattcattctcCAAAAATAGGAGAATGAGCTTGTCACAAGGTCCGTGACAGgattaataaatgaaaaattacaaacTGGATTCCAGTCGATTACCACCATCATCAGGTCTTATTATTACAAGAGAAGGAAGAACAGAAGACAAGAAGAGTGGAAAGAGACTCAGTcagggaatttttttttcctgaaggtACACTGTGGGTTCTGTGTGGGTAATGAAGGACTAAAGGAAGGGGGAGGGTTGGGGGTGTTGGGAGGGGAGGGTACTGCCTCACTGGTGAGATGGCACTGTTAGCAAAGCTTCCTCTGACATCCGCGACACGTCTACGTTCtgtttgataaaaaaaacagacaaaaaggaGGAGGGATCAAAACACAAGGGAGACATGAAATCCACTGGGCACACACCATGTCAAAGACTTGGAATAATGCATCACGTTTaaggtttaaatgtttttttccccccacatggATTTATCTGTTTTTCCACTTGTGCGACAGCATCAAGAAGAAATGAAGCCACTGTATGCACATATTTATGGTTTTGCCAATCTAGtgcaaaagttaaaaaataacgTAATCTGAGCGCTCTATCATAACACACAATTCATGCAGAGCATAAAACATTCACTGTTATAGTATTTGTTATCCAGAATTCATCGCTGTTCAGAATCAACTCCTgttagaaaataataataataataataaaaaacagttaaaatggtCCACTTGGAGGAATATTTACCTAAAGGGAATGAGGGAGAATGTGAGGAGCAGTTAGTCAGTGTTTCATTAATCTGTAACCAACACAGGATCTGCCAAACGAGCCTGCTCTGCATCGATTACGAAAACATGGAAATCAGAAAGAAGCACCACAGTGAGCCGCCTTACCTGTGAGAAAGCAGGCTCTGCTGTATGTGTCTGTttaatgtgtgcgtgtgtgtgtgtcatgctACCCACCGCTGGCCTCTCTCTGTGCGTGTTCACTGCGTCCACGTTTAGGCCGATGGACTCCACTTTACAGCCTAAGCGTGCAGACAGAAGGTTTATTTGATTAGTTTATGTGGCAGCAGATGTATATTCAGTTTGTACATTGCACATTGGCACGACAGCGGACCTACCGTAGGCCACCGGTGTCAGCTTCAGCACCGTGTGCAGCGGGCACTTCAGATATGGAAGCTCCTCTGTATGGAAAGATGAGTTCATTAGAGCACCACCGTATAAGTACACACAGTGCTTTTCACATATTTAGATTCTTTTAATAGTGGGTGCAGGTACCCGTGCATGTGCATGCTAAAGGAGTCACATGCacacttttttaaatgaattaataaaaGATATGATTCATCAGGTAGTAAACAAGTATTTTGTGATGAATAAAGAATGGCTCCAAATCAGTTCtctctgctttcttttcttGCAGATGGACTCCAACTCCACGTTCTTGGAcctgcagtttactttgtgcagCCTCACAACAAAGACTGCTGTCACAGGCTGCACTAGTTAGAGGTGGCTAATGATATTGTGGACTATCTGGGTAACAGCAAGGTAACTTTCAAAATAACAGCGAGGACACTGTCTGCTAGTAAACTCATCATGGATCATTATTTTggaggggtgaaaaaaaaaacccttaatcGCTAAATACAATATGGGAGTTTTTAATACCCCTCAAGTACACTGTGAGTGtgagacagtgacagtgaagaatTCTGAAGTGGAGGAATTATtgaaataaaggaaaaacagaaatgaggtCAGTCAGCCACGTACGTCTCCAACTGCTCACTTGAAAAATGTGTCACGGCTTTATGCAAAACACGTCAGTGCACAAACCTCTCATCCAGCATCTTAGTTCAAAAGACTCTAACCCAACCAAGAAGGTCTGTGAGGCGCACAAAAGTTAGTCTGGCATGTGAAACTGCGGAAGCAGCCGGGGACCGGACTGAAACGCAAGACATGCACAATATTTCGTCTATCACTCTGCCTTCAATAGATgtgaacaggaaactgagcagATAGCTCCAGGAGCTACCTGATCTATAATAAAAATGTTGTGTGTTTTACACTAAACTGTGTCCTAAAATTATTTTTCTCTTACACCTCTCaggtttcttgacatttcagttTGAAGACTGACCTGCTGTTTTGTCCAGAAAGTATGCCAACAGGCAGCGCATGACCGCTTGATGACAGATGACCAGCACGTTCTCCTGCCGCTCCAGCTCCATGATGACGGGCTCCAACCGCTGCACCAGGTCCTCATAGGACTGAGTGCCACAAAACAACGGAAAAGGCAAAAATCACTGACAGAAAGCACGGTGCGACCctcaaaacaatataaaaaactGAATGTGTAAAATAAGACTTTCACTTGACATTGACACATCCTGCAGAGTAATTAATTCACAGGTGGACAGGATGACATCTGAGCAAATGGAAAATCCATACAGGCTGTGTAAACTAACATTGGCTTTAATGACATTTCCTAAAGCATGACGTCACCGCCCGATGGGAAACCAGCTAATGCCCATATCCATCTTCCTGTTACAGATTAATGGAGAGGTAATGGAATGAACTTAAGGTGAGAAAGGACCAGCAGGCATTGAGGTCCACCTCAAACCACCTGATCacatatatttgacacacacacacacacagactaatGTTGAAGCCTTTGTTTACTGTTAAGCCAATACTGTCTGAGAAGCTGAAGCTCATTAGCACAGAGTAGGCTGCCAGAAGCCATTAAGATAAAATTAGATCATATTTGTGATtatcagaaagaaaaagagcacTTCATTATACCCACAAAGCAAAATCCTCTCTGCATTAGCAATGTTCCACATGTTAAAAAGTAGCCACTTACCTCTCCTTTTGGATAGCGATAGCGATATTTGTCCTGGTCTCTTAGTGCAAACTCCAGAGGGTAGTTTTTTTGGATCTCTTCATACATCAACTCCTCGCACACACCCTAAAATGCACATACAGGTTAAACTTCAACACAGAAGCACAAAAAGGTAGTCAACAGTGATGTGCGGAAGCCAAGAGAGCATCACCTACAGCATCAATCTCATTCAGGACCTTCCACTGTTCATAGGGCACATTGAGAGCTTCGGCTGTCTGGATGGTTCTCTTCATCTGACTAGTCCAGACCTTGAGGTCGCTAATGTTTTGCTCCTGGATGAAGTGGCTCAGCTTCTTAGCaaactggaggaaaaaaaaaaaatctttatttatttattttcacaatAGCTCATGCAGTCAGGAGGAAGACGGGTAAGGGTTTAGAAGACATTTTTTCTTTGATTGTAAAGTTTCGTTGTACCTCTTTCCCTCTAATCGTCAGACCCGAGTCTCCTCCGATACGACCCTTGACGTTTAGCTCGCTCTCCCCGTGGCGGCACAGGTAGATGGAGCGGGGTGTGATGTGGATGTTCATGAGGTAGTAGACAATCCGGCTCTGGATGTGGTCCAACACTCTATTGACCAAGTACCGCTGACCAACGTCCATGATTTTAATGTAGGACAGATCTCTGAGGGGAGAACACAGATAAAATACaataagaaaatgtttttttaagctgGTTACTCCCATAGTTTTGCAATGGGGACACAAACCATCACCAGGTTCCACCTCACCTGTCCAGAACCTCATCCAGTGTCTCGTACGAGTTTTCATAGCACTTAATCCGCTTCATGAAATCTTCCACTGCTTCTTCTGTGTTGCAGTTGGTGTAGTCCGGGCTACCCAGTTTCACTTGCTAAAGCAGAGCAACAGCAGAGGAGTGAGCCCTGCATCTAACGAGTCAAAACAGTgccaacaaacacagacactcaCCACTATGTTCTCCTGTATGACATCTGGGTCTTCACACACTGACTCCACAAAGAACACCTGAGGGAAGACAGAAGACAGAGTCAGTGTGACCGCCAACAAAACCCGAGCACTCACTTTGAGCCCGCCAGGATACCTTAAAGCCATTCTGCTCCGCAAACTCCAGGATGGTCTCCCTTCTTTCTCGGGTAGTGTTTGTTGCATCGAACACCTGTAGTAACACACAGATTATATGAGCTTTTTAGCACTGCACCCCGTATCTGAGCTAAAGAAAATATCTCAGCCTGTTTGATAATTAACATATGACCCACCGCAACCTGGCCTCCGTCTTCTGTGAGGTACTCCCGCACATCGTTCAATGCCGCTGAAGCACACTGTCTGTGAAAATCACAGACAATCAGCCACAAAATGTTACATGATTAGTGATTAAATAACTTGTTAAGGTAGCATGATGCCAAAAAAACCCTTACCTTCTGATCTTTAACCCCTCCTCGTTGTCTGGACGGAAGAACTCAAAGGACTTGTAGATCTTTACAAACTCTCTTCTGTACTGTCCAACATTAAActctaaagagaaaaaaatggaggcaaaagctatttattttaattgcacTCAAAACACTCTCACTGCTGCTTCTGctcttgtgcataattttactAAAATCTGACACACTATTCAACTCTATGGCACATGTACCTCTGGTGGGCACTCCGATCCAGTTGAGATAGCGGGTCAGCTTCTTGGAGATGTAGGTCTTCCCTCTGGCAGGTAGGCCCACGGTAACAATGAGTGTGGGACAGTTGGTCATACATACTGAAATGAAAGAGATCAAAGACGCTTCAGTCCTGAGCTGATCCCTTACAATACGAAAGTCAAATTTAAAAACACGCAGTTACTCAATCAAGACTGTCAACAACCAGGTTTGGGGATAGATTAGGAGACTGGCTCCAAATGCTATCGTTCATATTACACAATTTATAAAGATATAATTTGAACGTTAGATTGGCATTATCAGAatgtgtgtgcctgcgtggtGCTGATATCTTTCATCTTGATAAAGTCTCTCCACCCTGACAACGTGGAGTGATAGACAGAAGTATAACAGAGGTCACAGTTGGTGTAAGATGTGTCTGGGGTCTTGTGAAACAGCAATTTTACTGCACCAGACATCTGGAGAAAGCCAGCACACTGAGCTACTGCGTACACAGGTGACTGGGCCAGAGAGCAGTCAACCACTCACCACATGCTCATTATTTTAAACTCCGCTCATTCCAATAATCCTCTTCGAGTCAGGCCACAATGAGGAGACCCTCACCGTGCTGCGGAGCGCTGGTAAAACTCAGCAGCACAGCCACACGGCGAATGAGCCCGCATGACTGCGGGGATACAATTCCTGTTTACAACCGGCGGTCGACACAGAGGGACATCCCTCGTACTAGTACTTTCTCCTCGATACGAGCAGCCCTCATGTGCGGCGAGCATCATGTGAGTCCTTACATAAGCGTGCGAACCAGATGGCTGCTGCAGCAGAGAGACGTCTGCCCTCTGCGAACTGTACCCCCCGCGGTAACGGCAGCTACACAGATACCACACAGATATTAATGCGTACTGTCCCAGCGCTCGTTATTCACGGCGGGCTGGCAGCCTCTACACACGCGCTCACGCGCACGcggaagagagaaaagaaaaaagaaaaaaaaaagggttccGGAGAAACAGTGCAGCACAACCGTTGATACCCTTATGACCACAAACAGAATATATTCAAGCTAACTGTTGTCGCCACGTCATACGCACCCTTCCTTtgagaaatgtgtttttcaggaaggCCGTTTTTATACGGCATCCAAATCTTCTTCAGGGGGTTTTGCGTGAGCTCCCGCGGATTTGTCGCTGCTTTGTCCTCCATTCCGTCTTGCGGTGAGGTGGAGGTAGCCGCGGCGGCAGCAGGAACACGGGGCTTCTTCCCGTGATGCTGCTCTGAAGGTGACCGGTGCTTCATCCGCGCTGGTGTGCCGGGATGGAGACGGCGCGAgcgctctctttctctgtgccACTTGTCACGTGACCTGATCTGCCGATACCAACAACCCCGGCAGTTGGACGTAATGATCACAGCACAGGCGCAAAACAATTTTGTGCTTAAACGTAAGTTTTATATGTTTTGCGCAACCACAAAACACAATCGTTGCATAACTAATAATTACACCAATTACCCCATACCAAACAATTACGGGGCCAGTATTGCCGATATCAATATTGTTAACCTATAAAGGCAGCGTATTTAAGGGAGAGCAGGgtgtcatgatttatgacaTGCATCACGATCAATTTGCAAATTATGAACATACTTTAATGACAATTAAATCACTGTGACGTTTACTCTCCACAATGACACACCTTTCAGCTTCTCAAGTATTTTGAAAATGAGTGCCTGTCTCCAAAACGCTTTGGGTCAACTTCTGTTATTTCACTGTGCTATAGGCGAGAAGTAAAACAGACGTGACACTGAACACAAAAAGGTTCAGGGACTTTTTAGTGCAGTATTTGAGGTCTAGTTTttcatttccacaaaataaataaatagacaaATAAATCAgtgggctacatactgaacttaaAAGATAGAAACAAGTGTAAATCCTCCTGCCCTAATTTCAATCCAGTACCAGTAGCAGCACTGACATGTGCATCGGCTCACCTCTAAACAGTTTTAAGCACAAAAACATATCTGGCTGGTCTTGATTTTAATGGTCTCTTATGATCAGCAGCATCTCATTTGGCTTAAAGTGCTCACAGTGACACTGGATCACTGTTGTACCAACCAACCTCTCCTAAGCTTTGCATAATGAAGGGCTGCTTTGACAGTCTGccataaatctccaaaagttgaatctgttcatctggacgtagcgttttgtgggcgaaacgtttcgtcactcatccaagtgacttcttcagtctcagctgactgcaggtttccccaaaccttataaacagcacatttgcataatgactgaaaccagcccactgaaggaacaatgggctgtgaggtcagttccttaatcataattatgcaaattcccatgaccattgatcaacaatcactgaccaaaacccactgatcaaagaacactgatcaatggccatgagtaccattcacagagagttgggggatggctgcaatcacagcattgtaagatggcgaaagatgtacccttaggcccctcctcgattcagggatggtctttccttttcacgtaaatggcctccttgactccgcgctcaaaccagcgttcttccctgtccaggatgtgtacatcctcatcgttgaaagagtgtccactggcctgtaggtgtaaataaactgcccaggcgaaaacctgtagtgatcccatatgtgtcaggagtatcggaacagttgagacgcattttttctaaacaccgggtctctgtggcttttaaaccccaaaatacgctgcgccaaaaactggtccacccaaggatcgggtccccgacacaaacagagtaacatagtgtacgctgttaagtgccaggaggattgccaggatttatacatcggagaaaccaaacaacctctagcgaagcggatggcacaacacagaagagctacctcgtcaggccaggactctgcagtttatttacacctacaggccagtggacactctttcaatgatgaggatgtacacatcctggacagggaagaacgctggtttgagcgctggagtcaaggaggccatttacgtgaaaaggaaagaccatctctgaatcggggaggggcctaagggtacatctttcgccatcttacaatgctgtgattgcagccatcccccaactctctgtgaatggtactcatggccattgatcagtgttctttgatcagtgggttttggtcagtgattgttgatcaatggtcatgggaatttgcataattatgattaaggaactgacctcacagcccattgttccttcagtgggctggtttcagtcattatgcaaatgtactgtttataaggtttgggaaacctgcagtcagctgagactgaagaagtcacttggatgagtgacgaaacgtttctcccacaaaacgctacgtccagatgaacagattcaacttttggagatttactttcctggatgattgagaatgcatcaagacattctGCCATAAAACATTTTGATACAGTTTTGAATTCATTGTTCTTTCAGTAATTGCAAGgcacagaagcacagagacagcaAAGCAGTTTCAAAACACGATttccaccaccgtgcttcacAGTTGGTACTGGAGTTTGGCATCTGCCTTGCTCCACAACTTCAGCTTTCTTGTCATCTGTCTACAGCATGTCCCAAAAGCAGTGTGTACCATCAGTGGAGGGAAAACTTAGACTTTGTTtccattaattttatttttttttaataacattgGTTTCTTTCCTAAttaattaatacatttattaattaGTGATAATTATAATTTTAGTAACAGGCCTTGTATGACGCTATGGTTACTTTAATAAATTTCCTGTATCGCCATCTGGATGAGGCCAAAGCTCATGCTCGGCTCCTATTTATTGACTTTTCTTAAGCTTTCAAAACTATCCAGCCACATCTCTTAGCTGATACTTCTTAACCAGTTTAAACTGGATTTTAATCTTGTTGGTTGGATTTAAGACTTTTGGGCTTGTTGTGGATGAGTCTGCTTCTTTGTGTTTAGTCATTCTTAAAGATCAACACCTTGAAAAGTAAGGACATGGTAACTGACTTCAGGAAGCCATCCCCCCATCCTCCACTAACA from the Oreochromis aureus strain Israel breed Guangdong linkage group 5, ZZ_aureus, whole genome shotgun sequence genome contains:
- the LOC116327102 gene encoding 6-phosphofructo-2-kinase/fructose-2,6-bisphosphatase 4-like isoform X5, which produces MMRGCSSRSKLSQNQDRAVCMTNCPTLIVTVGLPARGKTYISKKLTRYLNWIGVPTREFNVGQYRREFVKIYKSFEFFRPDNEEGLKIRRQCASAALNDVREYLTEDGGQVAVFDATNTTRERRETILEFAEQNGFKVFFVESVCEDPDVIQENIVQVKLGSPDYTNCNTEEAVEDFMKRIKCYENSYETLDEVLDRDLSYIKIMDVGQRYLVNRVLDHIQSRIVYYLMNIHITPRSIYLCRHGESELNVKGRIGGDSGLTIRGKEFAKKLSHFIQEQNISDLKVWTSQMKRTIQTAEALNVPYEQWKVLNEIDAGVCEELMYEEIQKNYPLEFALRDQDKYRYRYPKGESYEDLVQRLEPVIMELERQENVLVICHQAVMRCLLAYFLDKTAEELPYLKCPLHTVLKLTPVAYGCKVESIGLNVDAVNTHRERPANVNVHRTAEDALQTVPPHL
- the LOC116327102 gene encoding 6-phosphofructo-2-kinase/fructose-2,6-bisphosphatase 4-like isoform X2 → MKHRSPSEQHHGKKPRVPAAAAATSTSPQDGMEDKAATNPRELTQNPLKKIWMPYKNGLPEKHISQRKVCMTNCPTLIVTVGLPARGKTYISKKLTRYLNWIGVPTREFNVGQYRREFVKIYKSFEFFRPDNEEGLKIRRQCASAALNDVREYLTEDGGQVAVFDATNTTRERRETILEFAEQNGFKVFFVESVCEDPDVIQENIVQVKLGSPDYTNCNTEEAVEDFMKRIKCYENSYETLDEVLDRDLSYIKIMDVGQRYLVNRVLDHIQSRIVYYLMNIHITPRSIYLCRHGESELNVKGRIGGDSGLTIRGKEFAKKLSHFIQEQNISDLKVWTSQMKRTIQTAEALNVPYEQWKVLNEIDAGVCEELMYEEIQKNYPLEFALRDQDKYRYRYPKGESYEDLVQRLEPVIMELERQENVLVICHQAVMRCLLAYFLDKTAEELPYLKCPLHTVLKLTPVAYGCKVESIGLNVDAVNTHRERPANVNVHRTAEDALQTVPPHL
- the LOC116327102 gene encoding 6-phosphofructo-2-kinase/fructose-2,6-bisphosphatase 4-like isoform X1, whose protein sequence is MKHRSPSEQHHGKKPRVPAAAAATSTSPQDGMEDKAATNPRELTQNPLKKIWMPYKNGLPEKHISQRKVCMTNCPTLIVTVGLPARGKTYISKKLTRYLNWIGVPTREFNVGQYRREFVKIYKSFEFFRPDNEEGLKIRRQCASAALNDVREYLTEDGGQVAVFDATNTTRERRETILEFAEQNGFKVFFVESVCEDPDVIQENIVQVKLGSPDYTNCNTEEAVEDFMKRIKCYENSYETLDEVLDRDLSYIKIMDVGQRYLVNRVLDHIQSRIVYYLMNIHITPRSIYLCRHGESELNVKGRIGGDSGLTIRGKEFAKKLSHFIQEQNISDLKVWTSQMKRTIQTAEALNVPYEQWKVLNEIDAGVCEELMYEEIQKNYPLEFALRDQDKYRYRYPKGESYEDLVQRLEPVIMELERQENVLVICHQAVMRCLLAYFLDKTAEELPYLKCPLHTVLKLTPVAYGCKVESIGLNVDAVNTHRERPANVDVSRMSEEALLTVPSHQT
- the LOC116327102 gene encoding 6-phosphofructo-2-kinase/fructose-2,6-bisphosphatase 4-like isoform X3 → MMRGCSSRSKLSQNQDRAVCMTNCPTLIVTVGLPARGKTYISKKLTRYLNWIGVPTREFNVGQYRREFVKIYKSFEFFRPDNEEGLKIRRQCASAALNDVREYLTEDGGQVAVFDATNTTRERRETILEFAEQNGFKVFFVESVCEDPDVIQENIVQVKLGSPDYTNCNTEEAVEDFMKRIKCYENSYETLDEVLDRDLSYIKIMDVGQRYLVNRVLDHIQSRIVYYLMNIHITPRSIYLCRHGESELNVKGRIGGDSGLTIRGKEFAKKLSHFIQEQNISDLKVWTSQMKRTIQTAEALNVPYEQWKVLNEIDAGVCEELMYEEIQKNYPLEFALRDQDKYRYRYPKGESYEDLVQRLEPVIMELERQENVLVICHQAVMRCLLAYFLDKTAEELPYLKCPLHTVLKLTPVAYGCKVESIGLNVDAVNTHRERPANVDVSRMSEEALLTVPSHQT